DNA sequence from the Nitrospirota bacterium genome:
TGCTTCTGAGTGACGACGTTATAGACCCTCAGGAATCATTACTGAAGACGATGATAAACCTCTATGATGAGCTTGACTGCCCTATTGTGGCACTTGAAGAGGTGCCAAGGGAGGAAATACATAGATACGGAGTTATAGAAGGGACGGTGGAGGGTAAAGACCTCTACAGGATAACGGACTTCGTTGAAAAACCAAGGCCTGAAGATGCACCAAGCAATCTCGCTATAATAGGCAGATACATCCTTACACCTGATATTTTCAAGATACTTGAAACCATGAAGCCAGGCAGGGGGGGAGAATATCAGCTCACCGACGCCCTGCAGATACTTCTTAAGAAAAGGTCAGTCTACGGGTTTGTCTTTAGGGGCAAAAGATATGACGCCGGTGATAAATTCGGATTCCTGAAGGCAACTGTCGACCTTGCACTGAAAAGCTCCAATGTCGCTGAAAAGTTCAGGGAATATATTATTCAGGTTGCAGAGAAGATAAGAAAAGAAGACAATCAAAAGTAAATTGCCATGGAATATCTCCTCAAAGAGGTTTTCTATTTAAAGACTGAGACCAGGAAGGACTATCCTCCTGTAGATATCTATGAAAACAAAAATGCTGTTGTCTTTGTCATAGACCTGCCTGGTATAGAAACAGAAGATGTACTGATAAAGGTTTATCATAATTTACTTATAATTGAAGGAATGAAAAGAGAACCCATTAGTGAAAGGTCTGGTATATACATCTGCATGGAGAGAGAGTTTGATAGTTTCAGGAGGATTCTCCCCATACCGGTACCGGTCAATCCGGCTGATGGCAGGGCTACATACTCTGACGGTGTACTTACAGTGACTCTGCCTAAACCGAAAGACAGGGTTTATAAAATAAAAATAGAAATAGAAAAGGAGTAATTATGGTTGATCCGATAAAAGATGAAAAAGAGATCGAGATTCCCGATACCTTACCCGTTCTGCCTGTAAGGGATATTGTTGTCTTTCCTTACATGATAATACCCCTCTTCGTGGGGAGAGAGATGTCCATCAAGTCTATTGACCACTCTCTCAATACAAACAGGATGGTACTGCTCCTGACCCAGAAAGACCTGAGTGTTGAAAATCCATTACCAGAGGACCTTTACAGGGCAGGAACCGTAGGGCTCATAATGAGGATGCTTAAGCTCCCCGACGGCAGGGTAAAGATACTCGTCCAGGGTCTCTCAAAGGCCAGGGTCCTGGATATGGATGTTAAGGACAACTACTTGGAGGCCACGATTGAAAAGATAGAGGACACAAAACCCGCTGAAATGACTATTG
Encoded proteins:
- the galU gene encoding UTP--glucose-1-phosphate uridylyltransferase GalU translates to MSPVIKALLPAAGLGTRFLPATKASPKEMLPIVDKPMIQYAVEEAEACGINEFIIVTGRHKRSIEDHFDIVYELEEDLKQKGKKKLLEMINRLSHLDFAYIRQGRPLGLGHAILRAKPFVKNEPVAVLLSDDVIDPQESLLKTMINLYDELDCPIVALEEVPREEIHRYGVIEGTVEGKDLYRITDFVEKPRPEDAPSNLAIIGRYILTPDIFKILETMKPGRGGEYQLTDALQILLKKRSVYGFVFRGKRYDAGDKFGFLKATVDLALKSSNVAEKFREYIIQVAEKIRKEDNQK
- a CDS encoding Hsp20/alpha crystallin family protein, yielding MEYLLKEVFYLKTETRKDYPPVDIYENKNAVVFVIDLPGIETEDVLIKVYHNLLIIEGMKREPISERSGIYICMEREFDSFRRILPIPVPVNPADGRATYSDGVLTVTLPKPKDRVYKIKIEIEKE